In Niveispirillum cyanobacteriorum, the following proteins share a genomic window:
- a CDS encoding AbrB/MazE/SpoVT family DNA-binding domain-containing protein — MAATATLSSKFQISIPEAVREEQQWQAGQEFVFIPKGKGVLLMPVPDPNRLAGIAKGANKEGYRDRADRY; from the coding sequence ATGGCAGCCACGGCCACCCTGTCCAGCAAGTTTCAGATATCCATCCCCGAGGCCGTCCGCGAGGAGCAGCAGTGGCAGGCCGGGCAGGAATTCGTGTTCATCCCGAAGGGCAAGGGCGTGCTGTTGATGCCGGTGCCCGACCCCAACCGGCTTGCCGGCATCGCCAAGGGTGCCAATAAGGAAGGCTACCGCGATCGCGCGGATCGGTATTGA
- a CDS encoding DUF4169 family protein — MGEIVNLNRARKAKAKADREVQAVENRVKFGQTKAEKEKRRAEEEAARRRLEGHRVE; from the coding sequence ATGGGCGAAATCGTGAATCTCAACCGCGCCCGCAAGGCCAAGGCCAAAGCCGACCGCGAGGTCCAGGCCGTCGAAAACCGCGTGAAGTTCGGCCAGACCAAGGCGGAAAAGGAAAAACGCCGCGCCGAGGAAGAAGCAGCGCGGCGGCGGTTGGAGGGGCATCGGGTGGAGTGA
- a CDS encoding GFA family protein: MTTRIASCSCGQLRLTCQGEPGRVSMCHCLECQKRTGSVFATQARFSRDGVSITGSTSTWARQGDSGGTATFHFCPTCGSTVYWEMDWAPDSLAIAVGAFADPTFPPPTVMVYEDRMHPWALSAEGLGMERWG, encoded by the coding sequence ATGACCACCCGGATCGCTTCATGCAGTTGCGGCCAGTTGCGCTTGACCTGTCAGGGGGAGCCGGGGCGGGTGTCCATGTGCCATTGCCTGGAATGCCAGAAACGCACCGGCAGCGTGTTCGCCACCCAGGCAAGGTTCTCGCGCGACGGCGTGAGCATCACAGGCAGCACCAGCACATGGGCCCGCCAGGGCGACAGCGGCGGCACCGCCACCTTCCATTTCTGTCCCACCTGCGGCTCAACGGTCTATTGGGAGATGGACTGGGCACCCGATTCCCTTGCCATCGCCGTGGGGGCCTTCGCCGACCCGACTTTCCCGCCGCCGACTGTGATGGTCTATGAGGACCGGATGCACCCCTGGGCGCTGTCGGCGGAGGGCTTGGGGATGGAGCGGTGGGGGTGA